From a single Diceros bicornis minor isolate mBicDic1 chromosome 6, mDicBic1.mat.cur, whole genome shotgun sequence genomic region:
- the LOC131407269 gene encoding protein FRA10AC1 isoform X1, translating into MHGHGGYDSDFSDDEHGGESSKRKKRTVEDDLLLKKPFQKEKHGKVAHKQVAAELLDREEARNRRFHLIAMDAYQRHTKFVNDYILYYGGKKEDFRRSGENDKTDMDVIRENHRFLWNEEDEMDMNWEKKLAKKYYDKLFKEYCIADLSRYKENKFGFRWRVEKEVISGKGQFFCGNKCCDKKEGLKSWEVNFGYIEHGEKRNALVKLREKKSSQKKERVKPKKIVKSYHIKNPDYLLQKRPPRKRIKDIHPQRNQKILQTKTLMRKKVLQNLNFGRAHYQRQMKSHRKKNLMSIFKIYFCEMEERSLHSLMCKYTLKLFTEVLSTSCSLSGLSLEIKIQLL; encoded by the exons GACAGTTGAAGATGATTTACTGCTCAAAAAgccatttcagaaagaaaaacatgGAAAAGTGGCCCATAAACAAGTTGCAGCAGAATTGCTGGATAG GGAAGAAGCAAGAAATAGAAGGTTTCATCTCATAGCTATGGATGCT TATCAAAGGCATACAAAGTTTGTAAATGACTATATTTTATACTATGGTGGCAAGAAAGAAGACTTTAGGCGATCGGG GGAAAATGACAAGACAGACATGGATGTTATACGAGAAAATCATAGATTCCTATGGAATGAGGAGGATGAAATGGACATGAATTG GGAGAAGAAACTTGCAAAGAAATACTATGATAAATTATTCAAGGAATACTGCATAGCAGATCTCAGTAGATACAAAGAAAATAAG TTTGGATTTAGGTGGCGAGTAGAAAAAGAGGTAATTTCAGGAAaag GCCAGTTTTTCTGTGGAAATAAATGTTGTGATAAAAAAGAAGGCTTAAAGAGTTGGGAAGTTAATTTTGGTTATATTGAGCATGGTGAAAAGAGAAATGCCCTTGTTAAATTAA gagaaaagaagtcaagtcaaaaaaaagaaagggtaaaACCAAAAAAGATTGTGAAGAGTTATCACATAAAAAATCCAGATTATCTTCTGCAGAAGAGACCTCCAAGAAAAAGGATAAAG GACATTCATCctcaaagaaatcagaaaattctGCAAACA aaGACTCTGATGAGGAAGAAAGTACTTCAGAATCTGAACTTTGGAAGGGCCCACTACCAGAGACAGATGAAAAGTCACA ggAAGAAGAATTTGATGAGTATTTTCAAGATTTATTTCTGTGAGATGGAAGAAAGAAGCCTACATTCCTTAATGTGCAAGTATACTTTGAAACTCTTCACAGAAGTTTTATCTACAAGTTGTAGCTTGAGTGGTTTGTCTTTGGAAATAAAAATCCAGCTACTCTGA
- the LOC131407269 gene encoding protein FRA10AC1 isoform X2, producing MHGHGGYDSDFSDDEHGGESSKRKKRTVEDDLLLKKPFQKEKHGKVAHKQVAAELLDREEARNRRFHLIAMDAYQRHTKFVNDYILYYGGKKEDFRRSGENDKTDMDVIRENHRFLWNEEDEMDMNWEKKLAKKYYDKLFKEYCIADLSRYKENKFGFRWRVEKEVISGKGQFFCGNKCCDKKEGLKSWEVNFGYIEHGEKRNALVKLRLCPECSFKLNFCHRRKEVKSKKRKGKTKKDCEELSHKKSRLSSAEETSKKKDKGHSSSKKSENSANKDSDEEESTSESELWKGPLPETDEKSQEEEFDEYFQDLFL from the exons GACAGTTGAAGATGATTTACTGCTCAAAAAgccatttcagaaagaaaaacatgGAAAAGTGGCCCATAAACAAGTTGCAGCAGAATTGCTGGATAG GGAAGAAGCAAGAAATAGAAGGTTTCATCTCATAGCTATGGATGCT TATCAAAGGCATACAAAGTTTGTAAATGACTATATTTTATACTATGGTGGCAAGAAAGAAGACTTTAGGCGATCGGG GGAAAATGACAAGACAGACATGGATGTTATACGAGAAAATCATAGATTCCTATGGAATGAGGAGGATGAAATGGACATGAATTG GGAGAAGAAACTTGCAAAGAAATACTATGATAAATTATTCAAGGAATACTGCATAGCAGATCTCAGTAGATACAAAGAAAATAAG TTTGGATTTAGGTGGCGAGTAGAAAAAGAGGTAATTTCAGGAAaag GCCAGTTTTTCTGTGGAAATAAATGTTGTGATAAAAAAGAAGGCTTAAAGAGTTGGGAAGTTAATTTTGGTTATATTGAGCATGGTGAAAAGAGAAATGCCCTTGTTAAATTAA gatTGTGCCCAGAATGttcctttaaattaaatttttgtcACAG gagaaaagaagtcaagtcaaaaaaaagaaagggtaaaACCAAAAAAGATTGTGAAGAGTTATCACATAAAAAATCCAGATTATCTTCTGCAGAAGAGACCTCCAAGAAAAAGGATAAAG GACATTCATCctcaaagaaatcagaaaattctGCAAACA aaGACTCTGATGAGGAAGAAAGTACTTCAGAATCTGAACTTTGGAAGGGCCCACTACCAGAGACAGATGAAAAGTCACA ggAAGAAGAATTTGATGAGTATTTTCAAGATTTATTTCTGTGA